A region of Cheilinus undulatus linkage group 10, ASM1832078v1, whole genome shotgun sequence DNA encodes the following proteins:
- the pcdh1g22 gene encoding protocadherin 1 gamma 22, whose translation MGFMERGVMRNKLAAWQVFLWWHHFFLLWSTIDGQTRYSIPEELKQGSVVGNLAKDLGLVVSELYQRKLRITSEAGKQYFSVDLGKGELVVTDRIDREELCEQRPSCLLPLELVIDNPLQLHRVEIEIQDTNDNSPSFPSKEKVVKIAELVNTGARFPLESAQDPDVGTNSVRSYLISKNDNFKLTVKNHKDGRKIPELVLEKPLDREKLPVHNLILTAVDGGDPARSGTSEITVIVLDINDNAPVFERQLYEANVSEKATPGTEILHLKATDADEGLNGEIEYFFAEQTPNLILSLFDIVPSTGAIVVKGSLDHETKSVHRFDVTAKDKGNPEMDGHCGVEIKVSDINDNIPEIIVTSLTTPVPEDSAIGTVIALLSAKDPDSGDNGKVTLSLSSKSPFRLNPSLSNHYSLVTNGPLDREKNDQYSVKIRATDAGKPPLSSEKVIIVELLDVNDNPPVFSQSSYVIYVKENYAPGKILCSVSATDADLGENAKISYSILDSKVQDVSVSSYVYINSDNGSIYSMHSFDYEKLKVFEIRVQARDQGSPSLSSNATVHVFILDQNDNAPAVIYPSSAALGSLSHQRMPRSAKAGHLVTKVTAVDADSGHNAWISYKVSEATDASLFSVNLYTGEVRTKRAVSEQDDSSQRLLIEIKDDGEPVQSATVTVSILLEDGLHEPILDLRQKATEPSKKNGRITLYLILSLASVSVLSLVTFLVLMVKCMRNSRSSASCCTRRSDCDDYKNPNRNLQIQLNTDGPIKYVEVLGGDMLSQSQSFRSCMSPMSEYSDFTLIKPSSTSDFKEVISVLDASLPDSTWTFESQQVSRKEHFNI comes from the coding sequence ATGGGATTTATGGAACGAGGAGTAATGCGAAACAAACTGGCTGCATGGCAGGTGTTCTTGTGGTGGCATCATTTCTTTCTCTTGTGGAGTACAATAGACGGACAGACTCGTTACAGCATCCCGGAGGAGCTCAAACAGGGCTCTGTGGTAGGAAATCTAGCCAAAGATCTGGGGTTGGTTGTATCTGAACTGTACCAACGTAAATTGCGGATTACATCGGAGGCTGGTAAGCAGTACTTTAGTGTGGACTTGGGGAAAGGAGAACTGGTGGTGACTGATAGGATAGATAGGGAGGAACTGTGTGAACAAAGACCGTCATGTCTGTTGCCTTTGGAGCTTGTAATAGATAACCCTCTGCAGCTGCACAGAGTTGAAATAGAAATACAGGATACAAACGATAATTCCCCTAGTTTTCCTTCTAAAGAGAAGGTTGTGAAAATTGCAGAACTGGTTAATACGGGGGCGCGATTTCCTTTAGAAAGTGCACAGGATCCAGATGTTGGTACCAATTCTGTACGTTCATACCTTATAAGCAAAAATGACAACTTCAaattgactgttaaaaatcacaaaGACGGAAGAAAAATCCCCGAACTGGTCCTTGAAAAACCACTTGATCGAGAGAAGCTGCCTGTGCATAATCTTATCCTCACCGCTGTAGATGGTGGAGATCCGGCACGCTCAGGGACATCTGAAATTACAGTTATAGTACTCGATATTAATGATAATGCTCCAGTGTTTGAAAGACAGCTCTATGAGGCCAATGTCAGCGAAAAGGCAACACCTGGAACTGAAATCCTGCATTTAAAAGCTACAGATGCAGATGAAGGACTCAACGGAgaaattgaatatttttttgcagAGCAAACACCCAACTTGATCTTATCTCTATTTGACATTGTGCCTTCCACTGGAGCTATTGTTGTGAAAGGATCCTTAGACCATGAAACGAAATCTGTACATAGATTTGATGTAACAGCCAAAGACAAAGGTAACCCTGAGATGGATGGGCATTGTGGTGTCGAAATTAAAGTAAGTGACATTAATGACAACATTCCTGAAATAATTGTGACGTCATTAACGACACCTGTTCCAGAAGATTCAGCAATAGGAACAGTTATTGCCCTTTTAAGTGCAAAAGATCCAGATTCAGGTGACAATGGCAAGGTAACTTTGAGCCTGTCTTCAAAATCCCCCTTCAGATTAAATCCATCCTTGTCTAATCATTATTCATTAGTGACGAATGGGCCACTAGACCGTGAAAAAAACGACCAGTATAGTGTCAAAATAAGAGCCACTGATGCTGGTAAACCCCCATTATCGAGTGAGAAGGTAATAATTGTTGAACTGTTAGATGTAAATGATAACCCACCAGTGTTCTCTCAATCATCGTATGTGATCTATGTAAAGGAAAACTATGCTCCTGGAAAAATTCTGTGCTCAGTGTCAGCGACTGATGCTGATTTGGGTGAGAATGCCAAAATCTCTTACTCTATCCTGGACTCCAAAGTGCAGGACGTTTCAGTGTCCTCTTATGTTTACATCAACTCAGATAACGGCAGCATCTACAGCATGCACTCGTTTGACTATGAGAAACTGAAGGTGTTTGAGATTCGGGTCCAGGCCAGGGACCAGGGCTCTCCGTCTCTGAGCAGCAACGCCACAGTCCATGTTTTTATCCTGGACCAGAACGACAATGCCCCCGCTGTGATCTACCCGTCCTCCGCTGCCCTGGGCTCCCTGTCTCATCAGAGGATGCCCCGCTCCGCGAAGGCGGGTCACCTGGTTACCAAGGTGACGGCTGTGGACGCAGACTCGGGCCACAACGCGTGGATCTCCTACAAGGTGTCGGAGGCCACGGACGCGTCTCTGTTCAGTGTCAATCTGTACACAGGGGAGGTGAGGACTAAACGCGCTGTGTCCGAGCAGGACGACTCCTCCCAGAGACTGCTCATAGAGATCAAGGACGACGGCGAGCCGGTCCAGTCGGCCACCGTCACGGTGTCCATCCTGCTGGAGGACGGCCTCCACGAGCCCATCTTGGACCTGCGACAGAAGGCGACCGAGCCGAGCAAGAAAAACGGCAGAATCACCCTTTATCTGATCCTGTCTCTGGCCTCGGTGTCCGTGCTGTCTCTGGTGACGTTTCTGGTCCTGATGGTGAAATGCATGAGGAACAGCAGGAGCAGCGCGAGCTGCTGCACGAGACGCAGCGACTGTGACGATTACAAGAACCCCAACAGAAACCTGCAGATTCAGCTCAACACTGATGGACCCATAAAGTACGTGGAGGTCCTGGGAGGAgacatgttgtctcagagtcaGTCGTTCAGGTCCTGTATGTCTCCCATGTCAGAGTACAGTGATTTCACTCTGATCAAACCCAGCAGCACCAGTGACTTCAAGGAGGTCATCAGTGTCCTGGATGCGTCTTTGCCCGACAGCACCTGGACCTTTGAGAGCCAGCAGGTGAGCAGAAAAGAGCACTTTAATATTTAG
- the LOC121516303 gene encoding protocadherin gamma-C5-like, whose protein sequence is MTKRKGYRDWRWQALWWLHFFPLWSTIDGQTRYSIPEELERGSMVGNLAKDLGLGLSDIFDRKLRVASEAGKQYFSVDAGKGELVVNDRIDREALCGQSANCVLPLQVVIEKPLQLHRIEVEIRDVNDNAPSFLKNEHVIEIAESTVVGVRFPLETAEDPDVGNNGLKTYTLSKDECFTLKVKEIENGRKIPELVLNKSLDREKKATHNLFLTAMDGGNPAKSGTSKIIVNVLDNNDNVPVFEQPFYKVSVQENNSNGSFVITTKATDIDEGPNGEIEYSLGIHTPPSVLSLFHIDPLTGDIFLKNHLDHEAQTSYRIDISAKDKGLPKMEGHCSVQVDVIDVNDNAPEIVMTSKPSSVSEDSRSGTVVALLSVRDLDSGDNGKVTLETPKHSPFTLKPSFSNNYALVTSGPLDRESFSEYNIEITATDSGSPPLSSKKTIPVSITDVNDNPPVFTQPSYNVYLKENGVPGSILYSVSASDLDFGENAKLSYSILDSKVQDVSVSSYVYINSDNGSIYSMHSFDYEKLKVFEIPVQARDQGSPSLSSNATVHVFILDQNDNAPAVIYPSSAALGSLSHQRMPRSAKAGHLVTKVTAVDADSGHNAWISYKVSEATDASLFSVNLYTGEVRTKRAVSEQDDSSQRLLIEIKDDGEPVQSATVTVSILLEDGLHEPILDLRQKATEPSKKNGRITLYLILSLASVSVLSLVTFLVLMVKCMRNSRSSASCCTRRSDCDDYKNPNRNLQIQLNTDGPIKYVEVLGGDMLSQSQSFRSCMSPMSEYSDFTLIKPSSTSDFKEVISVLDASLPDSTWTFESQQITAASTACTRLTMRN, encoded by the exons ATGACAAAGAGAAAAGGATACAGAGACTGGAGATGGCAGGCGCTTTGGTGGCTTCATTTCTTTCCCTTGTGGAGTACAATAGATGGACAGACTCGTTACAGCATCCCGGAGGAGCTGGAGCGAGGTTCTATGGTTGGAAATCTAGCCAAAGATCTGGGTCTGGGACTCTCAGACATTTTTGATCGTAAGCTGCGTGTTGCCTCTGAGGCTGGTAAGCAGTATTTCAGTGTGGATGCGGGGAAGGGCGAGCTGGTGGTGAATGACAGGATAGACAGAGAGGCTTTATGTGGACAGAGCGCCAACTGTGTTCTACCTCTGCAGGTTGTTATTGAAAAACCACTTCAGTTACATCGGATTGAGGTGGAAATCAGGGACGTTAATGACAATGCTCCCAGTTTTCTCAAAAACGAACATGTCATAGAGATAGCTGAATCCACCGTTGTAGGTGTGCGTTTTCCCTTGGAGACCGCTGAGGATCCGGACGTAGGAAATAACGGCTTAAAGACCTACACATTAAGTAAAGATGAAtgctttactttaaaagttaaagaaattgAAAATGGACGAAAAATACCGGAGCTTGTATTAAATAAGTCCTTAGATCGCGAGAAAAAAGCAACTCACAACTTATTTCTTACTGCTATGGACGGAGGAAATCCGGCTAAGTCTGGCACTTCAAAGATAATTGTCAACGTTcttgataataatgataatgtgcCAGTATTTGAACAACCTTTTTATAAAGTTTCTGTTcaagaaaacaattcaaatgGTTCTTTTGTAATTACAACGAAAGCCACCGACATAGATGAAGGTCCAAATGGAGAAATTGAGTACTCACTCGGCATACACACACCCCCATCAGTGCTGTCATTGTTTCATATAGATCCTTTAACGGGggatatatttttgaaaaatcatCTGGACCATGAAGCACAAACCTCATATCGAATAGACATTAGTGCAAAAGACAAAGGCCTCCCAAAAATGGAGGGTCACTGCAGCGTGCAGGTGGATGTTATAGATGTAAATGATAACGCCCCTGAGATTGTAATGACTTCCAAACCATCTTCAGTCTCCGAAGATTCTCGTAGTGGCACTGTAGTGGCTTTGCTCAGCGTCCGAGACCTTGACTCCGGTGATAACGGAAAAGTGACCCTGGAAACTCCAAAGCATTCTCCTTTTACTCTTAAACCGTCATTTTCTAATAATTACGCCCTGGTAACCAGCGGTCCTTTAGACAGAGAGAGTTTCTCAGAGTATAACATCGAGATCACAGCCACTGATTCAggctctcctcctctgtccagTAAGAAAACTATTCCTGTCAGCATCACTGATGTGAATGACAACCCTCCTGTCTTCACTCAGCCCTCCTATAATGTGTATTTGAAAGAGAATGGAGTCCCGGGCTCTATTCTGTACTCGGTGTCAGCATCTGACCTGGATTTTGGGGAGAATGCCAAACTCTCTTACTCTATCCTGGACTCCAAAGTGCAGGACGTTTCAGTGTCCTCTTATGTTTACATCAACTCAGATAACGGCAGCATCTACAGCATGCACTCGTTTGACTATGAGAAACTGAAGGTGTTTGAGATTCCGGTCCAGGCCAGGGACCAGGGCTCTCCGTCTCTGAGCAGCAACGCCACAGTCCATGTTTTTATCCTGGACCAGAACGACAATGCCCCCGCTGTGATCTACCCGTCCTCCGCTGCCCTGGGCTCCCTGTCTCATCAGAGGATGCCCCGCTCCGCGAAGGCGGGTCACCTGGTTACCAAGGTGACGGCCGTGGACGCAGACTCGGGCCACAACGCGTGGATCTCCTACAAGGTGTCGGAGGCCACGGACGCGTCTCTGTTCAGTGTCAATCTGTACACAGGGGAGGTGAGGACTAAACGCGCTGTGTCCGAGCAGGACGACTCCTCCCAGAGACTGCTCATAGAGATCAAGGACGACGGGGAGCCGGTCCAGTCGGCCACCGTCACGGTGTCCATCCTGCTGGAGGACGGCCTCCACGAGCCCATCTTGGACCTGCGACAGAAGGCGACCGAGCCGAGCAAGAAAAACGGCAGAATCACCCTTTATCTGATCCTGTCTCTGGCCTCGGTGTCCGTGCTGTCTCTGGTGACGTTTCTGGTCCTGATGGTGAAATGCATGAGGAACAGCAGGAGCAGCGCGAGCTGCTGCACCAGACGCAGCGACTGTGACGATTACAAGAACCCCAACAGAAACCTGCAGATTCAGCTCAACACTGATGGACCCATAAAGTACGTGGAGGTCCTGGGAGGAgacatgttgtctcagagtcaGTCGTTCAGGTCCTGTATGTCCCCCATGTCAGAGTACAGTGATTTCACTCTGATCAAACCCAGCAGCACCAGTGACTTCAAGGAGGTCATCAGTGTCCTGGATGCGTCATTGCCCGACAGCACCTGGACCTTTGAGAGCCAGCAG ATAACGGCAGCATCTACAGCATGCACTCGTTTGACTATGAGAAACTGA